One window from the genome of Gimesia aquarii encodes:
- a CDS encoding phytoene/squalene synthase family protein produces MTALSLSHSYAYCQQLAKQTAGNFYYSFLALRKEQFRAMCVLYAYMRNVDDLGDDPQRSFEERLASLREWRSELQQALANGKQFSDEFYHPCFPALLDIVQRYEIPEHYFFDVITGVESDLQPVSYQTFDELAEYCYRVAGVVGLCCIHIWGFHDDRAFDAGIECGLAFQMTNILRDLTEDVDQGRVYLPLDDLEQFNYSRSDIQAQIYDERFKDLMQFEVQRTREFYQNSERLIDYISPAGQGILRAMYRIYGGILNEIERMDFDVYSSRAGLPRWRKLLIAGEAIVSSRWFSVRSAR; encoded by the coding sequence ATGACCGCTCTCTCTCTTTCTCATTCTTATGCGTACTGCCAGCAACTGGCAAAACAGACAGCAGGGAATTTCTACTATTCATTTCTTGCTTTGCGTAAAGAACAGTTCCGGGCGATGTGCGTCTTGTATGCTTATATGAGAAACGTTGATGATTTGGGTGATGATCCACAACGTTCGTTTGAGGAACGTCTCGCATCATTAAGGGAGTGGCGATCAGAACTCCAGCAGGCGTTAGCAAATGGAAAGCAATTCTCAGATGAATTTTACCATCCCTGCTTCCCCGCGTTGCTCGATATCGTTCAACGTTATGAAATTCCAGAACACTATTTTTTTGATGTGATTACAGGTGTCGAGTCCGATTTACAACCCGTTTCTTATCAGACATTTGATGAATTAGCAGAATATTGTTATCGCGTTGCTGGCGTTGTGGGGTTGTGTTGTATACACATTTGGGGGTTTCATGATGACCGTGCATTCGATGCGGGAATTGAATGTGGACTCGCGTTTCAAATGACAAATATTTTGCGCGATTTGACAGAGGATGTCGATCAGGGACGAGTGTATTTGCCTTTGGATGATTTGGAGCAGTTCAATTACTCACGTTCCGATATCCAGGCACAGATTTATGATGAACGCTTTAAAGATTTAATGCAGTTTGAGGTGCAAAGGACGCGAGAATTTTACCAAAATTCGGAACGTCTGATTGATTATATCTCGCCTGCCGGACAAGGGATATTAAGAGCCATGTACCGAATTTATGGTGGCATTCTTAATGAAATTGAGCGTATGGATTTCGATGTTTACTCTTCCCGAGCAGGATTACCTCGCTGGCGGAAATTATTAATCGCAGGCGAAGCAATCGTTTCTTCGCGTTGGTTTTCTGTTCGCTCTGCCAGGTGA